Proteins from a single region of Candidatus Cloacimonadota bacterium:
- a CDS encoding MATE family efflux transporter: MEKIKKAILTEGNIPNQLFRMTIPMVFGLMGMVIFNLADTFFVSKLGSNQLAALSFIFPVILVINSIAIGIGLGAAAVISKVVGEKNHQKVKRLGTDSILLGLCLVVPFLIIGELTIEPLFKLLGAGKNVLPYIKEYMVIWYFGLIAVTIPMIGNNIIRAMGDTKIPGLIMGVAAIVNIILDPLLIFGIGPFPELGVKGAAIATVIGRSITGLVAIYVLCFRERVITFVKVPLKNILESWKKILYIGIPNSLIKMTLPFASAIIIKLLSTYGAEAVAGYGVASKIQFFAFVFTGALASVMGPFIGQNVGAKKFERVNTGRKTGEIFSLIAGIILAGIFFIFAKPLALLFSKNPAVINTITMYIKIVPITYGAQGVLKIGTTILNVLNKPFHAIGLIIIQLFVLYLPLALLASKFYGEIGIYIALAISYLFGGGLAHLEIKKQIVLFRKHIEQENSEK; encoded by the coding sequence ATGGAAAAAATCAAAAAAGCAATTTTAACAGAAGGAAATATTCCTAATCAGCTATTCCGAATGACAATACCGATGGTTTTCGGTTTGATGGGAATGGTGATTTTCAATCTTGCTGACACATTTTTCGTAAGCAAATTGGGCTCAAATCAGTTGGCTGCCCTTTCTTTCATCTTTCCGGTTATTTTGGTGATAAATAGCATAGCGATAGGTATTGGGCTGGGAGCAGCTGCTGTCATCTCAAAAGTAGTCGGTGAAAAAAATCATCAAAAAGTGAAACGTCTCGGCACAGATAGTATTTTGCTCGGACTATGCTTGGTAGTTCCCTTTCTCATAATTGGCGAATTAACCATCGAACCGTTATTCAAACTGCTTGGAGCAGGAAAAAATGTTTTACCTTATATCAAAGAATATATGGTCATCTGGTATTTCGGATTGATAGCCGTAACCATTCCGATGATAGGCAACAACATAATAAGGGCAATGGGAGATACAAAAATTCCCGGTCTGATAATGGGTGTTGCCGCTATTGTGAACATTATTTTAGATCCTCTTTTGATTTTCGGAATCGGTCCATTTCCCGAATTGGGCGTTAAAGGTGCTGCGATTGCTACAGTAATTGGTCGTTCTATAACCGGATTAGTTGCAATTTATGTGTTGTGTTTTCGTGAAAGAGTCATCACTTTTGTAAAAGTCCCGCTTAAGAACATTTTGGAATCGTGGAAAAAAATATTATATATCGGGATACCAAATTCACTAATAAAGATGACCCTACCATTCGCATCCGCAATAATTATCAAATTATTATCTACCTACGGAGCAGAAGCGGTTGCCGGCTATGGTGTCGCATCAAAAATCCAATTTTTTGCTTTTGTTTTCACCGGTGCATTGGCTTCGGTTATGGGACCTTTCATCGGGCAGAATGTTGGTGCAAAAAAATTCGAGCGGGTGAATACAGGACGAAAAACAGGTGAAATATTTTCACTCATTGCCGGAATCATCCTTGCCGGAATATTTTTTATATTTGCCAAACCACTTGCATTGTTATTCAGCAAAAATCCTGCGGTGATCAACACAATTACAATGTATATCAAAATTGTGCCGATTACCTATGGTGCTCAAGGTGTTCTCAAGATCGGCACAACAATATTGAATGTGCTGAACAAACCCTTTCATGCAATCGGGTTGATAATTATTCAGCTATTTGTATTGTATCTTCCCTTAGCTTTACTTGCCTCAAAATTTTATGGAGAGATAGGCATCTACATTGCTTTGGCAATCTCCTACTTATTTGGAGGAGGGTTGGCTCATCTTGAGATTAAAAAACAAATAGTTCTTTTCCGAAAGCATATTGAGCAAGAAAATAGTGAAAAGTGA
- a CDS encoding T9SS type A sorting domain-containing protein, which yields MKRTVTLLIVLLMLVQILCAETLYILNSNSESLSKYDPDSGEVINNFLNVGQYANQIFINEGIAYVVNSGEHNIQVIDMETETTSGYIQCPNGSNPYWMTLLPDGEKGYVSGLFTNMIYVFNPTTYEITNSLNVGNGPEGIYYHENRIYALNTCYGSPNGTVSVIDTETDIVIETINVGNNPQFAKIDAQERLHVVCTGNYSNISGEMHIIDLQDYSNISIIEIGGSPTRINIHPNGTAYLGDGMGQGFMAYDVETLSIIYPFNNLFAAGGSFVTFDSAGNIYLGDALDWVNNGQVHIYSADEVFITDITVGIAPCDAAFYSENSVGGNVQPQNSIQSFNYPNPFSSSTTIYFGEATNSEEVSQVEIYNIRGQIVRQFKIHNSKFKINKTVWDGKDSGGKKVPAGVYLYKVELGDENFCINKMVLLR from the coding sequence ATGAAAAGAACAGTTACTCTACTAATTGTATTACTAATGCTCGTGCAAATTCTTTGCGCTGAAACGTTGTATATCCTAAACAGCAACAGTGAATCCCTCTCCAAGTACGACCCGGATTCGGGAGAAGTGATCAATAATTTTCTAAATGTGGGGCAATATGCAAACCAGATATTTATTAATGAAGGAATCGCTTATGTGGTAAATTCTGGTGAGCATAATATTCAGGTTATAGACATGGAAACCGAAACAACCAGCGGTTATATTCAATGTCCGAACGGCTCGAATCCTTACTGGATGACGCTTCTGCCCGATGGAGAAAAGGGCTATGTATCCGGACTTTTTACAAATATGATTTACGTATTTAATCCGACAACTTACGAAATTACAAATTCTTTAAATGTTGGAAATGGTCCGGAGGGAATTTACTATCATGAAAACAGAATTTATGCTTTGAATACTTGCTACGGTTCGCCAAACGGTACAGTTTCAGTTATTGACACGGAAACGGACATTGTCATAGAAACAATCAATGTGGGAAATAATCCGCAATTTGCCAAGATTGATGCTCAGGAGCGTTTACACGTTGTTTGCACTGGAAATTATAGTAATATCAGCGGAGAAATGCATATAATTGATTTGCAGGATTATTCCAATATCTCCATTATCGAAATTGGCGGTTCACCAACGAGAATCAATATTCACCCTAACGGAACAGCATATCTCGGGGATGGAATGGGGCAAGGATTTATGGCTTATGATGTGGAAACCCTTTCCATAATTTATCCGTTCAATAACCTGTTTGCAGCCGGCGGTTCATTTGTAACATTCGATTCCGCGGGGAATATATATCTCGGTGATGCTCTTGATTGGGTAAATAACGGACAAGTTCACATTTATTCTGCTGATGAAGTTTTCATTACCGACATTACTGTGGGCATCGCTCCTTGTGATGCTGCGTTTTATTCTGAAAATTCTGTGGGAGGAAATGTTCAGCCCCAAAATTCGATCCAATCTTTCAATTATCCAAATCCTTTCAGTAGTTCAACTACTATATATTTTGGTGAAGCCACAAATTCGGAAGAAGTTTCACAAGTTGAGATTTATAATATTAGAGGACAGATCGTAAGGCAATTCAAAATTCATAATTCAAAATTTAAAATTAACAAGACTGTTTGGGATGGAAAAGATTCCGGAGGCAAAAAAGTTCCTGCAGGTGTTTATCTTTATAAAGTAGAATTAGGCGATGAGAATTTTTGTATAAATAAGATGGTTTTGCTAAGATAA
- a CDS encoding TonB-dependent receptor: MRKIRLLAFLLFLFINGICSAEIYGRIISKDKNFPVKYARVEIITPPEITLTDENGKFTLQTDQKNVSIQISALGYKTKIVKNIFSSNSPITIFLKTSPIPIRGIEVKGEKKNSLTSHQINVEILKVGDQDRTDIFSTLEMNSGIILREDSKGEKNVSLNCCDPKQLAILIDGVKVNSGGGVFSVGKIPVEMIDRIEVVKNDGSALVGNSAIGGIINFILKTASQKSEGHSISVFCGSWDKYIGNYQGKFNLGQFGFLLNLNYENSQNDFFYYNEIENQKVRRQNNVNENKSVNLKINRKWNYDFVNNFSLFLQKDRKGIPGQTTDYMHYLHANAVSSLFHLKYDAEFNLHNTSIRWGNFYQNQKSHYKNLETDNYFFKYDSQNITEMFETKLNWEKFWQNFRNNNFAGFRYETYKFDNLISNSIEESIPLKIRKFLYLANSATYSNQIGKIKFDLNSALRFDSVLEERNLFSATVGAKIQPLFLENSTLSINAGNSFRMPEFTSLFWKGDSRVMGNPDLNPEKSRSISTKLSWQPYFASIAISGFSNRIDDLIYWHQSALGIWTPDNLADAEISGISANLELHFCDWFSFSGSSSKFLPLNKSADSDHYNKFLVYKPLHKINGKIEFSYNEFKINFSLSKLGKQYASFDNNVKLDGYLTCNANLNFKKRLKKIQFIAVLSVRNIFDESYEIYRNIPSSGSEFGVKLKIVV, translated from the coding sequence ATGAGAAAAATTAGACTATTAGCATTTCTGCTGTTCCTGTTTATCAACGGAATTTGCTCTGCTGAGATTTACGGACGAATAATTAGCAAGGACAAAAACTTTCCCGTAAAATACGCTCGGGTTGAGATAATTACTCCCCCTGAAATTACTTTAACCGATGAAAATGGGAAATTCACTTTGCAAACGGATCAAAAAAACGTTTCAATACAAATTTCAGCTTTGGGATACAAAACCAAAATTGTAAAAAATATTTTCTCTTCAAATTCACCGATAACAATTTTTCTAAAAACTTCTCCCATCCCCATCAGGGGAATCGAAGTGAAAGGAGAGAAAAAAAATTCGTTGACTTCTCATCAGATCAATGTAGAAATTCTTAAGGTGGGTGATCAGGACAGAACAGATATTTTTAGCACTTTGGAAATGAATAGCGGGATAATTTTGCGTGAGGATAGCAAAGGTGAAAAAAATGTTTCGTTAAATTGCTGTGATCCGAAACAGTTAGCGATCCTGATTGATGGAGTAAAAGTAAATAGCGGTGGGGGAGTTTTTTCCGTAGGGAAAATTCCCGTCGAAATGATAGACCGCATTGAAGTTGTAAAAAACGATGGCTCAGCTTTAGTGGGGAACTCTGCAATCGGTGGGATTATAAATTTTATTCTAAAAACCGCATCGCAAAAAAGTGAGGGGCATTCAATTTCTGTTTTTTGTGGAAGCTGGGACAAATATATTGGTAATTATCAAGGAAAATTTAATCTCGGGCAATTTGGATTCCTGCTTAATTTAAATTATGAAAATTCCCAAAATGACTTTTTTTATTATAATGAAATTGAGAATCAAAAGGTCAGACGGCAAAATAACGTGAATGAAAATAAATCGGTTAATCTGAAAATAAACAGGAAATGGAATTATGATTTTGTGAATAATTTCTCTCTATTTCTCCAAAAAGACAGAAAAGGAATTCCAGGTCAGACAACCGATTATATGCACTATCTGCACGCAAACGCAGTCTCATCGCTTTTTCATCTCAAATACGATGCCGAGTTTAATTTACACAATACTTCAATCCGATGGGGAAATTTTTATCAAAATCAGAAAAGCCATTACAAAAATTTGGAAACCGATAATTATTTTTTCAAATATGATTCTCAGAATATCACAGAGATGTTTGAGACGAAATTAAATTGGGAGAAGTTTTGGCAGAATTTCAGAAACAATAATTTTGCAGGATTTCGTTACGAAACGTATAAGTTTGACAATCTGATTTCAAATTCAATTGAGGAGTCTATTCCGCTGAAAATTCGTAAATTTCTCTATCTTGCAAATTCTGCGACTTATTCAAATCAGATAGGGAAAATTAAATTTGATCTAAATTCTGCCCTCCGTTTTGATTCTGTTTTGGAAGAACGCAATCTGTTTTCTGCAACCGTAGGGGCAAAAATTCAGCCTCTATTTTTGGAAAATTCAACTCTCTCAATAAATGCAGGTAATTCATTTCGGATGCCGGAATTTACTTCTCTGTTTTGGAAAGGAGATTCCAGAGTAATGGGAAATCCCGATCTAAATCCGGAAAAATCACGTTCTATCAGCACAAAATTAAGCTGGCAACCATATTTCGCTTCCATTGCAATTTCCGGATTTTCGAACAGAATTGATGATTTAATCTATTGGCATCAAAGTGCTTTGGGAATATGGACACCCGATAATCTCGCTGATGCGGAAATTTCCGGAATTTCCGCTAATCTGGAATTACATTTTTGCGATTGGTTTTCCTTTTCAGGCAGCTCATCAAAATTTTTACCGCTAAACAAATCCGCTGATTCCGATCATTATAATAAATTTTTGGTTTATAAACCTCTCCATAAGATTAACGGGAAAATTGAATTTTCTTATAATGAGTTCAAAATAAATTTCTCCCTTTCAAAGCTGGGAAAACAATATGCTTCCTTTGATAATAATGTGAAATTAGATGGTTACCTAACTTGTAATGCAAATCTGAATTTCAAAAAAAGATTAAAGAAAATCCAATTTATAGCCGTTTTATCTGTCCGAAATATTTTTGATGAAAGCTATGAAATTTATCGGAATATTCCGAGTTCCGGAAGCGAATTCGGAGTGAAATTAAAAATTGTCGTATGA